From a region of the Synechococcus sp. RS9916 genome:
- the guaA gene encoding glutamine-hydrolyzing GMP synthase, whose translation MSQTQPDGQRKPAIVILDFGSQYSELIARRVRETEVFSLVLGYSTSAAELREMAPAGIILSGGPSSVYSEGAPLCDPEIWNLGIPVLGVCYGMQLMVQQLGGVVEAATGKAEYGKAPLEVDDPTDLLTNVDSGSTMWMSHGDSVKALPEGFVRLAHTANTPEAAVADHNRRLYGVQFHPEVVHSTCGMALIRNFVYHVCGCEPDWTTDAFIEEAVALVRDQVGDKRVLLALSGGVDSSTLAFLLKKAIGDQLTCMFIDQGFMRKGEPEFLMDFFDRKFNIHVEYINARQRFLAKLNGITDPEEKRKIIGTEFIRVFEEESKRLGPFDYLAQGTLYPDVIESAGTNVDPKTGERVAVKIKSHHNVGGLPKDLQFKLVEPLRKLFKDEVRKVGRNLGLPEEIVRRHPFPGPGLAIRILGEVTDEKLDCLRDADLIVREEIKEAGLYHDIWQAFAVLLPVRSVGVMGDKRTYAWPIVLRCVSSEDGMTADWSRLPADLLETISNRIVNEVKGVNRVVLDITSKPPGTIEWE comes from the coding sequence ATGTCACAAACTCAGCCTGACGGCCAGCGCAAGCCGGCCATTGTCATTCTCGATTTCGGTTCGCAGTATTCCGAGCTGATTGCCCGCCGCGTGCGGGAAACCGAGGTGTTTTCTTTGGTGCTGGGCTACAGCACCTCAGCAGCCGAGCTCCGGGAGATGGCGCCGGCAGGAATCATCCTCAGTGGGGGTCCCAGTTCGGTGTATTCGGAGGGCGCCCCTCTTTGTGATCCCGAAATCTGGAACCTGGGCATCCCCGTGCTGGGGGTTTGCTACGGCATGCAGCTGATGGTGCAGCAGCTCGGTGGCGTGGTGGAAGCCGCCACCGGTAAGGCGGAATACGGCAAGGCTCCTCTGGAGGTGGACGATCCCACCGACCTGCTCACCAACGTCGATAGCGGCTCCACGATGTGGATGAGCCATGGCGATTCAGTGAAAGCCCTGCCGGAGGGCTTTGTGCGCCTGGCCCACACCGCCAACACGCCTGAAGCGGCCGTGGCGGATCACAACCGCCGGCTTTATGGCGTGCAGTTCCACCCCGAGGTGGTGCACTCCACCTGCGGCATGGCGTTGATCCGCAATTTCGTCTACCACGTCTGCGGATGTGAGCCGGATTGGACCACCGATGCCTTCATCGAGGAGGCGGTGGCTCTGGTGCGTGACCAGGTGGGTGATAAGCGGGTGCTGTTGGCCCTGTCTGGGGGTGTGGACTCGTCAACCCTCGCCTTCCTGCTCAAGAAGGCGATCGGTGATCAGCTCACCTGCATGTTCATCGATCAGGGCTTCATGCGGAAGGGTGAGCCTGAGTTCCTGATGGACTTCTTCGATCGCAAGTTCAACATTCACGTTGAGTACATCAATGCGCGTCAGCGCTTTCTGGCGAAGCTCAACGGCATCACTGATCCGGAGGAGAAGCGCAAGATCATCGGCACGGAATTCATCCGTGTGTTTGAAGAGGAAAGCAAGCGTCTCGGACCATTTGATTACCTCGCGCAGGGCACCCTGTATCCCGATGTGATCGAGAGTGCTGGCACCAACGTTGACCCCAAGACGGGCGAACGGGTGGCCGTGAAGATCAAGAGCCACCACAACGTGGGTGGCTTGCCGAAGGATCTCCAGTTCAAGCTGGTGGAGCCCCTGCGCAAGCTGTTTAAAGACGAGGTGCGCAAGGTGGGCCGAAACCTTGGTCTTCCTGAGGAGATCGTGCGCCGCCATCCCTTCCCTGGTCCTGGTCTGGCCATCCGCATCCTGGGTGAGGTCACCGACGAGAAGCTGGATTGCCTTCGCGATGCCGATTTGATCGTGCGCGAGGAGATCAAGGAGGCAGGGCTCTACCACGACATCTGGCAGGCCTTTGCCGTGCTGCTTCCCGTGCGCTCCGTGGGCGTGATGGGCGACAAGCGCACCTACGCCTGGCCGATCGTGCTCCGTTGCGTGTCCAGCGAAGACGGCATGACCGCCGACTGGTCGCGTCTGCCAGCCGATCTGCTCGAGACGATCTCCAATCGCATCGTCAACGAAGTGAAGGGGGTCAACCGCGTGGTGCTCGACATCACCAGCAAGCCGCCCGGCACGATCGAGTGGGAATAG
- the cbiD gene encoding cobalt-precorrin-5B (C(1))-methyltransferase CbiD — MSEVVPSPSPGLILPVWVAAAARAATQRLVGEAVALEQPLVVPEPEGDERVVMVPVRSVAGLADDQQVLGIAVCDPGLGLDLTRDLEVWVRVAWGASLEPWLTVVPGEGVGRFAEGGGICVSEFALQLLERNLRPLVPSGRGLELEVVLPRGRELAERTSNAAFGVVDGLALIGTQATVQISASPDQLQDSLEQVRVITEQPQFGGRLTLVIGENGRDLATQLGFHTSGGLLKTGNWIGPVLVAAAEAGVKELVLFGYQGKLLKLAGGIFHTHHHLADGRSEVLTALAVDLGLPLERLQQLRKASSVETAMEALQQQDAVQADGLRQRMAAEVEARASSYLKRYGSWSMQVGAVLFDRSRERRWAGPAGQVLLKTWQLALEAPSLR; from the coding sequence ATGTCTGAGGTCGTTCCTTCACCATCGCCAGGTCTGATCTTGCCGGTGTGGGTTGCTGCTGCTGCCCGTGCTGCAACCCAGCGTCTGGTCGGCGAAGCGGTTGCTTTGGAACAGCCTCTGGTGGTGCCGGAGCCGGAGGGTGACGAGCGTGTGGTGATGGTGCCGGTGCGTTCCGTTGCCGGCCTTGCCGATGATCAGCAGGTGCTGGGCATTGCCGTTTGTGATCCCGGTCTTGGGTTGGATCTGACCCGAGACCTGGAGGTGTGGGTGCGGGTGGCGTGGGGGGCTTCGCTGGAGCCTTGGCTCACCGTCGTGCCCGGCGAAGGGGTGGGTCGGTTTGCCGAGGGTGGTGGCATTTGCGTGTCGGAGTTTGCCCTGCAGCTGCTGGAGCGGAATTTGAGGCCCCTGGTTCCATCCGGTCGTGGTCTCGAACTGGAGGTGGTGTTGCCGCGGGGTCGAGAGCTGGCAGAACGCACCAGCAATGCTGCTTTTGGGGTGGTGGATGGCCTGGCGCTGATTGGAACTCAGGCAACGGTGCAGATCAGTGCATCACCGGATCAACTGCAAGACAGCCTCGAGCAGGTGCGTGTGATCACCGAACAGCCCCAGTTCGGTGGTCGGCTCACCTTGGTGATTGGTGAAAACGGTCGTGATCTGGCGACGCAACTCGGCTTCCATACCTCTGGCGGTTTGCTCAAAACCGGCAACTGGATCGGACCGGTTCTGGTGGCTGCCGCGGAAGCGGGCGTGAAGGAGTTGGTGTTGTTCGGCTATCAGGGCAAGTTACTCAAGCTGGCTGGCGGCATCTTTCACACCCATCACCATTTGGCGGATGGACGCTCGGAGGTGCTCACGGCGTTGGCGGTGGATTTGGGCTTGCCGCTGGAGCGTTTGCAGCAGTTGCGCAAGGCGTCGTCCGTGGAGACGGCGATGGAGGCACTGCAGCAGCAGGATGCAGTTCAGGCTGATGGTTTGCGTCAGCGCATGGCTGCAGAAGTTGAGGCACGGGCCTCTAGTTACCTCAAGCGCTACGGCAGCTGGTCCATGCAGGTGGGTGCTGTGTTGTTCGATCGCTCTCGGGAGCGGCGTTGGGCAGGGCCTGCAGGACAGGTCCTTCTCAAGACCTGGCAGTTAGCCCTCGAAGCCCCTTCTCTACGCTGA